Proteins encoded by one window of Deinococcus yavapaiensis KR-236:
- a CDS encoding carbohydrate kinase family protein gives MWSDRCTPLVSLGDLAWDVLAKPDTVILPGGDTTGRLELSGGGSAANLAVWAARVGYDVTFVGKIGRDTFGELARLELVEEGVTPRVIESDEHRTGVILALIEQSGQRAMLSGQGADWFLMPEELPKADLAGARHLHLTAWSLFADPPRGAALEAARIAKEGGATISLDPGSFQMIQSFGRDDFLKLLDAIGFDLLLPNADEALALSGRSEPYEMLAWLRDRFPKATILLKLDAQGALIGLPGRDPVHVPATDDQLLDATGAGDAFGGAFLGHLLCYGEPIAAARCAADVSGWVVSRFGARAPMDDDLKARLRRHGVGSRQTAKSESSL, from the coding sequence TTTGCCCGGCGGCGATACCACGGGCCGCTTGGAGTTGTCGGGTGGAGGCAGCGCGGCGAACCTCGCGGTGTGGGCGGCCCGCGTGGGGTACGACGTGACCTTCGTCGGGAAGATCGGGCGCGATACCTTCGGGGAGCTCGCGCGTTTGGAGCTCGTGGAGGAAGGCGTGACGCCGCGCGTCATCGAGTCGGACGAGCATCGGACCGGGGTGATTTTGGCCCTCATCGAGCAGTCGGGGCAGCGAGCGATGCTGTCGGGTCAAGGCGCCGACTGGTTTTTGATGCCCGAGGAGTTGCCCAAGGCGGACTTGGCTGGCGCGCGACATCTGCATCTCACCGCGTGGAGTCTCTTCGCGGATCCTCCTCGCGGCGCAGCGCTCGAAGCGGCGCGAATCGCGAAGGAGGGCGGCGCGACCATCAGCCTCGATCCGGGGTCCTTCCAGATGATCCAGTCGTTCGGGCGCGACGACTTCTTGAAGCTTTTGGACGCGATCGGCTTCGACTTGCTGCTGCCGAACGCCGACGAGGCGCTCGCCCTCAGTGGACGCAGCGAGCCGTACGAGATGCTGGCGTGGTTGCGCGACCGTTTTCCCAAGGCGACGATATTGTTGAAGCTCGACGCGCAAGGCGCTTTGATCGGCTTGCCGGGCCGCGACCCCGTGCACGTTCCGGCGACGGACGACCAGCTCTTGGACGCGACGGGCGCGGGCGACGCGTTCGGCGGCGCGTTCCTGGGGCACCTTCTATGTTACGGCGAGCCGATCGCGGCGGCGCGGTGCGCGGCGGACGTGTCCGGCTGGGTGGTGAGCCGCTTCGGCGCGCGCGCTCCGATGGACGACGATCTTAAGGCACGCTTAAGGCGTCACGGGGTGGGCAGCCGTCAGACTGCGAAGTCGGAGTCCTCCCTTTGA